The following nucleotide sequence is from Clostridiales bacterium.
CAGCCTTAGATGACCCAGCTTATGAGAAATTTTTTGGCTTTACACAACAATAAGTAGAAAATCTATGTGCAAAACAAGATAGTATCTCATGAAAGGAGCTAGAGGAGTGGTATAACGGATACTCTAGTAATAGCGGAGAAAAAATATATAATCCTCGTTCAGTTGTATGTTCTTTGCAAGATGGAGCATGTAGTAGTTATTGGACAAAAACAGGTAAGATGGACGATATAGTAGATTGTATACAAACTAATGTAGATAGGATAAGAGACGATATTATAAGAATGTTAGAAGGGGAAAAAATAAGAATAAAGCTAAGTGGTTTTGCAACAGAAAGGATAGAGTTAAATACAAGAGAACAAATAATATCAGCCATGGTAATACTAGGCTTTTTAAGCTACTATAACAATTATATATCAATACCTAATAATGAACTTAAAATGAAGTTTGCTGACTCATTGGCAAATAAAAAATTTGGTAAAGTAGCAGAGATTGTAAAACAATCAAACGAGATGCTAAATGCAACGTTAGATAAAGATACTGACACAATGGAACAAATACTAAGAGAGGCACACTCTCTATATACACCGGTATTAAAATATAACGACGAAAACTCGTTATCGTGTGTAATAACATTGGTATATCTAACAGCATTAGATGATTATAGAATAATGAGGGAACAAAAGTCAGGAGAAGGCTTTGCAGACTTTATATTCTATCCTAAAAAGAAAAATGATATAGCCTTTATAATAGAACTAAAAGTAAACGATACACCAGATAATGCAATAGCTCAAATAAAGAAGAGAAACTACATACAAACACTAAAAGACTATACGGGAGAAAAGCTACTAATAGGAATAACTTACGATAGTAAGGACAAAAAGCATGAAGTTAAGATAGAAGAACTATAAAGAAAGGGAGTGCCGATTATTAGAGATTTAATGTCGACAAATTGCTATGATTGTGATATAAAAGAAACATTGGTAATTGTAGGCAGCTGCCTAAAAAGAATGCAGCCAAAAGCTTTTAATGAGCTTACAGAAATGTCAAATGCTATATTTAGCGTATGTCTTGAGTCTACGCATGTAAATATGCTAATAACCAAGATAATAGCTATTATTTGTAGAACCAAGATAATAAAAATAGTGTTTGCAACTGTAGACGAATCGCCACATTGTGTGCAATTACACTATATAGAAAACGAGATAAGAAAGGCAATGAATATAGATAACATAAATATAATTCATTATGTTGCAGTAGATAATAGGCTAATTAAGATATCTAATAGCACAATAAAAAATTCAAAATCATTAAGTATGCTAGAGGCGATGGATAAGTATAATTAGGAGGTAGCAGTGAATAACGACTTATTTGTAAAAGGAATTGAAATAAATAGAGATAAGATAAATAAAACAGAGGGATTTGACAAATACCCATTTAACATAGAGTTAGTTAAGAATTTTAAGGGACTAAATTTTAGTAAACCTGTGACATTCTTTGTAGGAGAAAACGGAATTGGTAAGT
It contains:
- a CDS encoding PD-(D/E)XK nuclease domain-containing protein; this translates as MQDGACSSYWTKTGKMDDIVDCIQTNVDRIRDDIIRMLEGEKIRIKLSGFATERIELNTREQIISAMVILGFLSYYNNYISIPNNELKMKFADSLANKKFGKVAEIVKQSNEMLNATLDKDTDTMEQILREAHSLYTPVLKYNDENSLSCVITLVYLTALDDYRIMREQKSGEGFADFIFYPKKKNDIAFIIELKVNDTPDNAIAQIKKRNYIQTLKDYTGEKLLIGITYDSKDKKHEVKIEEL